A stretch of Tripterygium wilfordii isolate XIE 37 chromosome 11, ASM1340144v1, whole genome shotgun sequence DNA encodes these proteins:
- the LOC120009908 gene encoding uncharacterized protein LOC120009908, with protein sequence MSSSEHNSTAASTPADVPTSAPAAAPASSPAVAPMSSPTSVGSVGGARQKTDSAWKHVNFEIDGKDEWWRTFGHSAPNLQKLAIRILGQTSSSSGCERNWSVFERIHNKRRNRLEHQRLNDLVYVQYNLRLKNRDKYKKRSYDPVDYECIDKTEFWIVEDEEDNTFMDYDDLERMLYDNIEDLTIDTSDQHLRRDDNVIVDREENEDIDFTSFDVGENEQLNIGDTSDNDDARATT encoded by the exons ATGTCATCATCGGAGCACAACTCTACCGCCGCTTCTACTCCTGCAGATGTGCCCACTTCTGCTCCTGCAGCTGCGCCTGCGTCTTCTCCTGCAGTTGCGCCCATGTCTTCTCCTACTTCTGTTGGTTCTGTAGGAGGAGCACGTCAGAAAACAGATTCGGCTTGGAAACATGTCAATTTTGAAATTGATGGCAAAG ATGAATGGTGGAGGACTTTTGGTCATAGTGCTCCAAACCTGCAAAAGCTTGCTATTCGAATTCTTGGACAAACTTCTTCATCTTCGGGGTGTGAGCGAAATTGGAGTGTCTTTGAACGCATACACAACAAAAGAAGGAATAGGCTGGAGCATCAAAGACTTAATGATCTTGTATATGTGCAATATAATTTGCGTCTAAAAAACAG ggacaaatataaaaaaaggtCTTATGATCCTGTTGATTATGAATGCATTGATAAGACTGAATTTTGGATTGTTGAGGATGAGGAGGATAATACTTTTATGGACTATGATGATTTAGAGAGAATGCTTTATGACAATATAGAAGATCTAACAATTGATACAAGCGACCAACATTTACGACGTG atgACAATGTCATTGTTGATCGTGAGGAAAATGAGGACATTGACTTTACATCGTTTGATGTTGGTGAAAACGAGCAACTCAATATTGGCGATACAAGTGACAATGATGATGCTAGGGCTACAACTTGA